The Mycoplasma sp. 1654_15 genome contains a region encoding:
- a CDS encoding TIGR00282 family metallophosphoesterase, whose protein sequence is MIKSATVLFVGDIFSKAGIASFKKHFPVLNQKYNFDLVVVQGENVSGRKGLNEKDYLELKEAGVDVFTLGNHVWSNPEILKIINNNDIVRPLNINGLDYPGYGSVVFQKNNLNFRITSLLGISFNGLIKPWKQDYADNFFDAIDEVVLEDKADFHLVDFHAETTSEKNVLSIYLNGKINAIVGTHTHVQTSDGRKLSQGTLYITDVGMTGPRNEAIGADFLKVYQKMRYDKMIKFTASNNYSQFNAVVLKLNTKLDNQQIEVINIMEDIN, encoded by the coding sequence ATGATAAAATCAGCAACAGTTCTATTCGTCGGTGATATTTTTTCTAAAGCAGGGATTGCCAGCTTTAAAAAACATTTTCCAGTCTTGAATCAAAAATACAATTTTGATTTAGTTGTAGTTCAAGGAGAAAACGTCTCAGGACGAAAAGGACTTAATGAAAAAGACTATTTAGAACTAAAAGAAGCTGGTGTTGATGTGTTTACTTTAGGTAACCATGTCTGATCTAATCCAGAAATTTTAAAAATTATTAATAATAACGATATTGTGCGACCATTAAACATTAATGGCCTTGATTATCCAGGATACGGAAGTGTAGTTTTTCAAAAAAACAATTTAAATTTTAGAATCACATCACTTTTAGGTATTTCATTTAATGGTCTAATAAAACCTTGGAAACAAGATTATGCAGATAATTTCTTTGATGCCATTGATGAAGTGGTTTTAGAAGATAAAGCTGACTTTCATTTAGTTGATTTTCATGCTGAAACTACATCTGAAAAAAATGTGTTGTCCATTTATTTAAATGGTAAAATAAATGCAATTGTAGGAACTCATACACACGTACAAACTTCAGATGGAAGAAAATTATCTCAAGGAACATTATACATAACAGATGTTGGTATGACAGGACCAAGAAACGAAGCAATCGGAGCTGATTTTTTAAAGGTCTATCAAAAAATGCGTTATGATAAGATGATTAAATTTACAGCATCAAATAATTATTCACAATTTAATGCTGTTGTTTTGAAGTTGAATACTAAATTAGATAATCAACAAATAGAAGTCATCAACATTATGGAAGACATAAATTAA
- a CDS encoding HNH endonuclease domain-containing protein: MAMRAKTKDRIFDEYCINKKPCLDFAGREIIKDHKKSSTVSEEDYSQYPGLWDIDHIIPQNVFENINKSQISLIKSFKNSEKNLQPVHRKTNEEKGNELSFVANKVKWKVIISPYTPNSTKRKEKKLEIVLFDHKLSDKQIEVESLLKTSKTKKQNQTTNNTNNTNNTNNKNLKNEKIENKTSTSSTSTALVKIKQENQSSLKPILTTKELLNSYKNQFHIFSMIIEKEFNFNHLNLIEEAFLKNNLQIKYYFCDQKFSGTELKYLNILVKHSFSLNTNFNNIFLNIIDTLSTLEQDKEKFLLKKFPIFWNIQSININDLRNFKSNIFSLFFRSYESLLANGHTFENTHLLVAKEIKNSLSLIYNLDVNQWNTDKNTKWFWLKQPY, from the coding sequence ATGGCTATGAGAGCAAAAACAAAAGATAGAATATTCGATGAGTATTGTATAAACAAAAAACCTTGTTTGGATTTTGCAGGCAGAGAAATAATTAAAGATCATAAAAAATCATCTACAGTTTCTGAAGAAGACTATTCACAATATCCAGGTTTATGAGACATTGACCACATTATTCCTCAAAATGTATTTGAAAACATAAATAAATCACAAATATCATTAATCAAATCATTTAAAAATTCAGAAAAAAATCTACAACCTGTTCATCGGAAAACAAATGAAGAAAAAGGAAATGAACTTTCTTTTGTCGCTAACAAAGTAAAATGAAAAGTGATAATTAGTCCTTATACCCCAAATTCAACTAAAAGAAAAGAAAAAAAATTAGAAATAGTTTTATTTGATCACAAATTATCAGATAAACAAATAGAAGTAGAATCACTTCTTAAAACTTCGAAAACAAAAAAACAAAATCAAACAACCAATAACACTAATAACACTAATAACACTAATAACAAAAATTTAAAAAATGAAAAAATAGAAAATAAAACTTCTACTTCTTCTACTTCTACTGCATTAGTAAAAATTAAACAAGAAAATCAAAGCTCTTTAAAACCTATACTAACTACAAAAGAACTTTTAAATTCATATAAAAACCAATTTCATATTTTTTCAATGATTATTGAAAAAGAATTTAATTTTAATCATTTAAATTTAATTGAAGAGGCATTTTTAAAAAATAATTTACAAATTAAATATTATTTTTGTGATCAAAAATTTTCTGGTACAGAATTAAAATATTTAAATATATTAGTGAAACATAGTTTTAGTTTAAACACAAATTTTAACAATATATTCTTAAACATCATTGATACCTTATCTACTCTTGAACAAGACAAAGAAAAATTTTTACTCAAAAAATTTCCAATATTTTGAAACATTCAATCAATAAATATTAATGATTTAAGAAATTTTAAATCCAATATTTTTTCTTTATTTTTCAGATCTTATGAATCATTATTAGCAAATGGACATACTTTTGAAAATACACATCTTTTAGTTGCAAAAGAAATTAAAAACTCATTATCTTTAATTTATAATCTGGATGTAAATCAATGAAATACAGATAAAAATACAAAGTGGTTTTGATTAAAACAGCCATATTAA